The Amycolatopsis nigrescens CSC17Ta-90 genomic interval GAACGGCGGACGCGCAACGGGAGGACGAACCACAGCACGCCGAACACGACCGCGGCGAGCGCGCAGGCCACGATCGCCTGCCACCGGCCCACCACCACGTCCACCAGCAGCAGCAGGGTGGTGCTCACCGTCGCGGCGAGGAAACCGAGACCGCTGAGCGCCAGCCGGTTGGCCACGTGGATGATCGTTTCCCGGCGGCCCTGCCGGAACAGCACGCGGTGCCAGGCGGCGGGTGCGGTGAGCAGGCCGACCGCGATCACCGCCAGCAGCACGGCGACCAGGTGCACGTTGCGCTGGAACTCGGTGGCCTTCTGGTAGACGTCGGTGAACGTGACCGAGAACAGGAAGCCGAACAGGATCTGCACACCCGCCTGCGCGACGCGGATCTCCTGCAGCAGTTCGTTCACATTGCGAGCCAGCCGCCGATCGGGGCT includes:
- a CDS encoding DUF6328 family protein, which produces MSGPEESPDRRLARNVNELLQEIRVAQAGVQILFGFLFSVTFTDVYQKATEFQRNVHLVAVLLAVIAVGLLTAPAAWHRVLFRQGRRETIIHVANRLALSGLGFLAATVSTTLLLLVDVVVGRWQAIVACALAAVVFGVLWFVLPLRVRRSDE